In Lytechinus variegatus isolate NC3 chromosome 12, Lvar_3.0, whole genome shotgun sequence, a single window of DNA contains:
- the LOC121425191 gene encoding uncharacterized protein LOC121425191, with protein sequence MDGKSETVKLRLAVCEAGHRGRVQGLLHMLSRTYPELEVEYYELPYNRNEIDDFKLASDTNLVLLCHSIGNRRIVITDVQGALYDEFLNYTAETVGRDRVCIIVHDFTSIEDLSKPDRYKLKMEQLRNQQGKAFKNSYLVMMCGELCGPGVQLLQRNLNDLDVFIRNAFLEVEVATSNLSFFIFRHNGRRALFYQLFATLSYLGKLLTKARDKGPSKPDPVRVIKRAPARTMARAAAQQNVKMVTLKSGL encoded by the exons CTACGATTGGCTGTATGTGAGGCTGGTCACAGAGGTAGGGTGCAGGGATTGCTTCATATGCTCTCACGCACTTACCCTGAATTAGAAGTCGAATACTATGAACTACCGTACAATCgcaatgaaattgatgatttcaaGTTAGCATCCGATACCAACCTCGTGCTACTATGTCATTCTATCGGGAACAGAAGAATTGTCATCACTGATGTCCAGGGCGCCCTCTACGATGAATTCCTGAACTACACAGCTGAAACCGTCG GTCGAGACAGGGTATGTATTATAGTCCACGACTTTACATCAATCGAAGATTTGAGCAAACCTGATAGGTACAAACTGAAGATGGAACAGTTGAGAAATCAACAAGGTAAAGCCTTTAAAAACTCTTATCTTGTCATGATGTGTGGTGAACTTTGTGGACCAGGCGTTCAGTTACTGCAAAGAAACTTGAACGACTTGGATGTATTCATAAGGAATGCGTTCTTGGAAGTGGAGGTTGCGACGTCAAACCTTAGTTTCTTCATATTCAGACACAATGGAAGAAGGGCCTTGTTTTACCAACTGTTTGCAACATTGTCATATCTGGGTAAATTACTGACAAAGGCCCGAGACAAAGGCCCCAGTAAGCCAGATCCAGTCCGGGTCATAAAAAGGGCTCCAGCCCGGACTATGGCACGGGCTGCAGCtcaacaaaatgtaaaaatggtaACGCTAAAATCGGGGCTTTGA